Proteins from one Acomys russatus chromosome 12, mAcoRus1.1, whole genome shotgun sequence genomic window:
- the LOC127196367 gene encoding U3 small nucleolar RNA-associated protein 14 homolog B-like: MKPKMRPDASSCERKQAATMNMTRNVEGLLALSQQEELVDLSNNYPVSTSEDEGDSDGERKCQKLREAICSLGGKSRWKLAERSEASLMVSEFNVTSEGSGEKLVLSDLLGSATALSSLAAVKKQLLRVKSKTLAIPLNKEEADRIIREAAFSKTSQMLSKWEPVVVKNRQAEQLVFPIEKELPIVAPIEHVFTGWKARTPLEQEVFNLLHKNKQPVTDPLLTPMEKASIKAMSLEEVKTRRAELQRARALQSYYEARARREKRIKSKKYHKVIKKGKAKKALKEFEQLWKDCPSAALQELEKIEKARVMERMSLKHQGNGKWAKSKAIMAKYDLESRQAIQEQLAKNRELTQKLQIVRESEEEEGCTEEGVTPVSDGMNDLQLNAAGLNPWMLRSWNSNAEGGEISTSPEQLPELVAHRSYESEGDERPVAEQLLLKERSFQERVDPNNAKPMDGQETENSNNQELLPGSRVLFQKPNKESHQPEIHQMSSVGTVLRIQREEPAPEDSVVPQRLERACALEQGELGKEGHYQIKELSGPLPKGEWKESSSHSKPDASGRKRKKEQMIDLQNLLTTTSYSVKSLAMPTTEDLEDEVETDNKQMIKEAFAGDDVIREFLKEKREAIEANKPKDLDLTLPGWGEWVGMGLKPSAKKRRHFLIKAPKSSPRKDKNLPNVIISEKRNIHAAAHQVRVVPHPFTHHKQFERTLQNPIGYTWNTQRAFQTLTVPKVSTKLGHIINPLKAENVGYCSSSRSDLSLLQSGRKQLSRKQQTQLKKSSAD, encoded by the coding sequence ATGAAGCCAAAGATGAGACCAGATGCTTCTTCATGTGAGAGAAAGCAGGCTGCTACCATGAACATGACCAGGAATGTCGAAGGCCTTCTGGCTTTGAGCCAGCAGGAAGAACTAGTGGATTTGTCAAACAACTACCCAGTGAGTACAAGTGAAGATGAGGGGGAcagtgatggagaaagaaaatgtcaaaagcTTCGGGAAGCAATCTGTTCCCTTGGTGGAAAGAGTAGGTGGAAATTGGCAGAGAGATCTGAGGCTAGTCTGATGGTGTCAGAGTTCAATGTCACTTCTGAAGGATCAGGTGAAAAGCTTGTCCTTTCAGATTTGCTTGGGTCTGCTACCGCATTATCTTCATTGGCTGCTGTGAAAAAACAACTGCTGAGAGTCAAGTCAAAGACTCTTGCGATACCACTTAACAAAGAAGAGGCTGACCGGATCATCAGGGAAGCAGCATTCAGCAAAACCTCACAAATGCTCTCTAAGTGGGAGCCTGTTGTTGTGAAGAACCGGCAAGCAGAGCAGCTGGTTTTTCCCATAGAGAAGGAGCTACCAATTGTTGCTCCCATTGAACATGTGTTCACTGGCTGGAAAGCAAGAACCCCTCTGGAGCAAGAAGTTTTTAACCTCCTTCATAAGAACAAGCAACCAGTAACAGACCCTTTATTGACTCCGATGGAAAAAGCTTCCATCAAAGCCATGAGCCTGGAAGAAGTCAAGACACGCCGAGCAGAGCTTCAGAGGGCACGAGCTCTGCAGTCCTACTATGAGGCCAGAGCTCGAAGAGAGAAGAGAATCAAAAGTAAAAAGTATCACAAAGTTATAAAGAAGGGAAAGGCCAAGAAAGCCTTAAAAGAATTTGAGCAGCTGTGGAAGGACTGCCCAAGTGCTGCATTGCAAGAactggaaaaaatagaaaaggccAGAGTGATGGAGCGGATGAGCCTTAAGCACCAGGGTAATGGTAAATGGGCAAAGTCAAAGGCAATTATGGCCAAATATGACCTGGAGTCTCGTCAAGCTATCCAAGAGCAACTGGCTAAGAACAGAGAACTGACACAGAAACTCCAGATAGTTAGAGAGAGCGAGGAAGAGGAGGGATGCACAGAAGAGGGGGTAACCCCGGTCTCTGATGGAATGAATGACCTACAGTTGAATGCAGCTGGTCTAAATCCCTGGATGCTCAGGAGTTGGAACAGCAATGCCGAAGGAGGTGAGATCAGTACCAGTCCTGAACAGCTACCTGAACTGGTGGCCCATAGGTCTTATGAAAGTGAGGGAGATGAAAGACCAGTGGCAGAACAACTTCTGTTGAAAGAAAGATCTTTTCAAGAAAGGGTTGATCCCAATAATGCTAAGCCAATGGATGgccaagaaacagaaaactctAATAACCAGGAGCTGTTACCTGGTTCCAGGGTATTGTTTCAGAAACCCAACAAGGAAAGCCATCAACCTGAGATCCACCAGATGAGTTCAGTGGGAACTGTTCTCCGTATTCAGAGAGAGGAACCAGCCCCAGAGGATTCTGTGGTGCCTCAAAGGCTGGAGAGAGCCTGTGCTCTGGAACAAGGAGAGTTGGGCAAAGAGGGACATTATCAAATAAAGGAACTTTCAGGACCTTTGCCGAAAGGAGAGTGGAAGGAGAGTAGCTCACATAGTAAGCCTGATGCctctggaaggaagaggaagaaggaacaaaTGATTGACCTACAGAACCTCCTAACTACTACATCTTATTCTGTGAAGTCTTTGGCAATGCCCACGACAGAAGATTTGGAAGATGAAGTGGAGACAGACAATAAGCAAATGATAAAGGAAGCTTTTGCTGGGGATGATGTCATAAGagagtttttaaaagagaaaagggaagctataGAGGCAAATAAACCAAAGGACTTGGACCTGACATTGCCTGGATGGGGTGAGTGGGTTGGTATGGGCCTGAAGCCCAGTGCCAAGAAAAGACGCCATTTTCTTATTAAAGCTCCCAAAAGTTCTCCAAGAAAAGACAAGAATTTACCCAATGTGATTATCAGTGAGAAGCGCAACATCCATGCAGCTGCTCATCAGGTGCGGGTTGTTCCACACCCATTCACCCACCACAAGCAATTTGAAAGGACTCTCCAGAACCCTATTGGGTACACATGGAACACCCAGAGGGCCTTCCAAACGCTGACAGTTCCCAAGGTTAGCACCAAACTAGGCCATATCATTAATCCCTTAAAGGCAGAAAATGTGGGCTACTGCTCTTCCTCAAGGTCTGACCTCTCTCTCCTGCAGAGCGGTAGGAAGCAGCTCTCCAGAAAGCAGCAAACACAGCTGAAGAAAAGCTCTGCAGATTGA